A window of the Oryza brachyantha chromosome 5, ObraRS2, whole genome shotgun sequence genome harbors these coding sequences:
- the LOC102714097 gene encoding nascent polypeptide-associated complex subunit alpha, muscle-specific form-like isoform X1, whose protein sequence is MPPILSRSEPKLPKFPQPKPKPKSRSPATKSRVSPPLRRMSDLAAVAPAAFAGSGAIVHAGGGGAWPRGVRFGEMVWGKVKSHPWWPGHVYSITLTSDGEVRRGYRDGLVLVAFFGDSSYGWFEPHELLPFEENFPEKAAQGGGRNFPTAISEAADEVARRAALALLCPCRSPDAFRPHEADPRYLLVDVPGFDTDAEYHPDQVTAEREKIAPRALLDYLKGAALEQRDAADKVWNRNIPAVHMSAMLEAYRRSRFALKDPTYAQAFGMDYEKLQAEKAAALKKARQGKTRVWWDRKTQDEPADLGDSSNTSAGRPAKGRKKAAENPGRRRKGSAGSTAARIMEKIMPSAAAMKPRAKKKQDQYLLKRRDDARAPPPPSMPDAYPAAPALSDVPPGFPTDPPTPPLPSSTVGAAVDEEFLLQRRTPPLLSAPPTPLAPPPAAAGQVGDGGAPIDAAAAPKKAIKTKKAAGKREREEPAADASGTAAADADAGGEPKKKKKKKKLAELNGVAAPSGGAGGKPGLLPAKVDHNGVDLKQVIADLQNLPLVASYVAGRRSISDEARSFLLAFRSKCYKKSHENDPPEENKGSDAKPNAATDGKQQPPAAKKKPATRPADPAAKATGVKRGPSDRQEELAIKKKAKLNKIRTLATDKKAAGLDAAAPSATAVAATPAAAQLRAGVERKNGAIAAARKKEKEPAPAMRTPSPMALMMKFPAKTTLPSVASLKARFARFGPLDVDGIRVYWKSHMCRVIYRFKSDAEAAIKYARTNAMFGPVMPVYYLRGVESSGADPADAAPPPPPQQQQQRSELRLMETAPFRPGSSGGNGAPLPLSRAVPARAVVGQPKSILKKTTDDAAPSAALRDAPRVKFMLDAGDSKLELPPAAPASGGGGGGVDAPPPLSKSATKSVGFAPQPLQPPARPAQHPHLQPPARPALQPPRPPVAQPHPPPPPVHQHQPYQPRHTDAPPPFSVQPQLPPPPPYHPRHSDGMHHQLPGPPPLPLPPYQLRTGGFPGQQQQTYRPGNGDDMPAWKRGGREFDEELMRVMLGIAKLVEPLTDKNGNFPYHLFSSA, encoded by the exons ATGCCCCCCATCCTCTCCCGCTCGGAGCCCAAGCTCCCGAAATTTCCCCAAcccaagcccaagcccaaATCGAGATCGCCCGCGACCAAATCTAGGGTTTCGCCTCCGCTCCGCAGGATGTCCgatctggccgccgtcgcgcccgccgccttcgccggctCCGGTGCCATCGTGcacgccggaggcggcggcgcgtggccgCGCGGCGTCCGGTTCGGCGAGATGGTCTGGGGCAAGGTCAAGTCCCACCCGTGGTGGCCCGGCCACGTCTACAGCATCACCCTCaccagcgacggcgaggtgcgccGGGGCTACCGCGACGggctcgtcctcgtcgcctTCTTCGGAGACTCCAGCTACGGCTGGTTCGAGCCGCACGAGCTCCTCCCCTTCGAGGAGAACTTCCCGGAGAAGGCCGCCCAGGGCGGAGGCCGCAACTTCCCCACCGCCATCTCCGAGGCGGCCGACGAggtcgcgcgccgcgccgccctcgcgcTCCTCTGCCCCTGCCGCAGTCCCGACGCCTTCCGCCCCCACGAGGCCGACCCGAGGTACCTCCTCGTCGACGTGCCTGGGTTCGACACCGACGCCGAGTACCACCCCGACCAGGTGACGGCGGAGCGGGAGAAGATCGCGCCGCGTGCGCTTCTGGACTACCTGAAGGGCGCCGCCTTGGAGCAGCGGGATGCGGCCGACAAGGTGTGGAACCGCAACATTCCGGCTGTCCATATGAGTGCCATGCTTGAGGCCTACCGCCGATCCAGATTCGCGCTGAAAGACCCAACCTACGCCCAAGCTTTTGGGATGGATTACGAGAAGCTCCAAGCGGAGAAAGCAGCCGCGTTGAAGAAAGCTCGACAAG GCAAGACACGTGTTTGGTGGGACCGGAAAACGCAGGACGAACCCGCGGATCTTGGCGATTCTTCAAATACTTCTGCAG GTCGGCCGGCGAAGGGCCGAAAGAAGGCGGCGGAGaatcccggccgccgccggaagGGCAGCGCgggcagcacggcggcgaggatcaTGGAGAAGATTATgcccagcgcggcggcgatgaagcCCAGGGCCAAGAAGAAGCAGGACCAGTACCTGCTCAAGCGCCGGGACgacgcgcgcgccccgccgccgccgtccatgcCGGACGCCTACCCGGCGGCGCCCGCTCTCAGCGACGTCCCGCCTGGCTTCCCGACTGACCCCCCGACCCCGCCGCTTCCGAGCAGcaccgtcggcgccgccgtcgacgaggagTTCTTGCTGCAGAGGCGCACTCCGCCGCTGCTGTCCGCGCCGCCCACCCCACTCGCgcctccccccgccgccgccggtcaggttggcgacggcggcgcgcccaTTGACGCGGCTGCGGCGCCAAAGAAGGCGATCAAGACGAAGAAGGCCGCCGGCAAGCGCGAGCGCGAGGAACCGGCCGCTGATGCCTCTGGcacagccgccgccgacgccgacgccggcggcgaacctaagaagaagaagaagaagaaaaagctCGCCGAGCTCAACGGCGTGGCCGCTCCCtctggcggcgccggcggcaagcCGGGGTTATTGCCTGCTAAGGTAGATCACAACGGAGTTGACCTGAAGCAGGTAATAGCCGACCTTCAAAACCTTCCTCTCGTTGCCTCCTatgtcgccggccgccgcagcaTCTCTGACGAAGCTCGCTCCTTCCTCCTCGCGTTCCGCTCAAAATGCTACAAGAAGAGCCATGAGAACGACCCGCCTGAGGAGAACAAGGGCTCCGATGCTAAGCCCAATGCCGCCACCGACGGCaagcagcagccgccggcggccaagAAGAAGCCGGCCACCAGGCCTGCCGACCCCGCCGCCAAGGCCACCGGCGTCAAGCGCGGGCCGTCTGACCGCCAGGAGGAGCTTGCCATCAAGAAGAAAGCCAAGCTCAACAAGATCAGGACGCTGGCCACCGACAAGAAGGCCGCCGGTctggacgccgccgcgccgtcggcaaCCGCGGTggccgcgacgccggcggcggcgcagctgcGCGCCGGCGTGGAGAGGAAGAATGGCGCGATTGCTGCTGCcaggaagaaggagaaggagccGGCTCCGGCGATgaggacgccgtcgccgatggCGCTGATGATGAAGTTCCCGGCGAAAACGACGCTGCCGTCGGTGGCCTCCCTCAAGGCGAGGTTCGCGCGCTTCGGGCCGCTCGACGTCGACGGCATCCGCGTCTACTGGAAGTCGCACATGTGCCGCGTCATCTACAGGTTCAAGTCCGACGCCGAGGCCGCCATCAAGTACGCGCGCACCAACGCCATGTTCGGCCCCGTGATGCCCGTGTACTACCTCCGCGGCGTCGAGTCGTCCGGCGCCGACCCGGCCgacgcagcgccgccgccgccgccgcagcagcagcagcagcgctcCGAGCTCCGCCTCATGGAGACGGCTCCGTTCAGGCCCGGGAGCtccggcggcaacggcgcgccTCTGCCGCTGTCCCGGGCCGTgccggcgcgcgcggtggTGGGGCAGCCCAAGTCGATCCTGAAGAAGACCACCGAcgacgccgcgccgtcggcggcgctcCGCGATGCCCCGCGGGTGAAGTTCATGCTCGACGCCGGGGACAGCAAGCTCGAACTGCCACCCgcagcgccggcgagcggcggcggcggcggcggtgtcgacGCCCCACCACCGCTCAGCAAGAGCGCCACCAAGTCGGTCGGCTTCGCGCCACAGCCCCTccagccgccggcgcgcccGGCCCAGCACCCCCACCtgcagccgccggcgcgcccGGCGCTGCAGCCTCCGCGCCCACCGGTGGCACAGCCACACCCCCCACCGCCGCCTGTCCATCAGCACCAGCCATACCAACCTCGCCACACCGACGCGCCACCGCCGTTCTCCGTGCAGCCACAGcttcctccaccgccgccataCCACCCCCGTCACAGCGACGGCATGCaccaccagctccccggcccgccgccgctgccgctgccgccgtacCAGCTCCGCACCGGCGGCTTCCCcggacagcagcagcagacgtACCGGcccggcaacggcgacgacaTGCCGGCGTggaagaggggagggagagagttCGACGAGGAGCTGATGAGGGTGATGCTCGGCATCGCCAAGCTGGTGGAGCCATTGACGGACAAGAACGGCAACTTCCCCTACCACCTCTTCAGCTCAGCTTGA
- the LOC102714097 gene encoding nascent polypeptide-associated complex subunit alpha, muscle-specific form-like isoform X2, which produces MSDLAAVAPAAFAGSGAIVHAGGGGAWPRGVRFGEMVWGKVKSHPWWPGHVYSITLTSDGEVRRGYRDGLVLVAFFGDSSYGWFEPHELLPFEENFPEKAAQGGGRNFPTAISEAADEVARRAALALLCPCRSPDAFRPHEADPRYLLVDVPGFDTDAEYHPDQVTAEREKIAPRALLDYLKGAALEQRDAADKVWNRNIPAVHMSAMLEAYRRSRFALKDPTYAQAFGMDYEKLQAEKAAALKKARQGKTRVWWDRKTQDEPADLGDSSNTSAGRPAKGRKKAAENPGRRRKGSAGSTAARIMEKIMPSAAAMKPRAKKKQDQYLLKRRDDARAPPPPSMPDAYPAAPALSDVPPGFPTDPPTPPLPSSTVGAAVDEEFLLQRRTPPLLSAPPTPLAPPPAAAGQVGDGGAPIDAAAAPKKAIKTKKAAGKREREEPAADASGTAAADADAGGEPKKKKKKKKLAELNGVAAPSGGAGGKPGLLPAKVDHNGVDLKQSHENDPPEENKGSDAKPNAATDGKQQPPAAKKKPATRPADPAAKATGVKRGPSDRQEELAIKKKAKLNKIRTLATDKKAAGLDAAAPSATAVAATPAAAQLRAGVERKNGAIAAARKKEKEPAPAMRTPSPMALMMKFPAKTTLPSVASLKARFARFGPLDVDGIRVYWKSHMCRVIYRFKSDAEAAIKYARTNAMFGPVMPVYYLRGVESSGADPADAAPPPPPQQQQQRSELRLMETAPFRPGSSGGNGAPLPLSRAVPARAVVGQPKSILKKTTDDAAPSAALRDAPRVKFMLDAGDSKLELPPAAPASGGGGGGVDAPPPLSKSATKSVGFAPQPLQPPARPAQHPHLQPPARPALQPPRPPVAQPHPPPPPVHQHQPYQPRHTDAPPPFSVQPQLPPPPPYHPRHSDGMHHQLPGPPPLPLPPYQLRTGGFPGQQQQTYRPGNGDDMPAWKRGGREFDEELMRVMLGIAKLVEPLTDKNGNFPYHLFSSA; this is translated from the exons ATGTCCgatctggccgccgtcgcgcccgccgccttcgccggctCCGGTGCCATCGTGcacgccggaggcggcggcgcgtggccgCGCGGCGTCCGGTTCGGCGAGATGGTCTGGGGCAAGGTCAAGTCCCACCCGTGGTGGCCCGGCCACGTCTACAGCATCACCCTCaccagcgacggcgaggtgcgccGGGGCTACCGCGACGggctcgtcctcgtcgcctTCTTCGGAGACTCCAGCTACGGCTGGTTCGAGCCGCACGAGCTCCTCCCCTTCGAGGAGAACTTCCCGGAGAAGGCCGCCCAGGGCGGAGGCCGCAACTTCCCCACCGCCATCTCCGAGGCGGCCGACGAggtcgcgcgccgcgccgccctcgcgcTCCTCTGCCCCTGCCGCAGTCCCGACGCCTTCCGCCCCCACGAGGCCGACCCGAGGTACCTCCTCGTCGACGTGCCTGGGTTCGACACCGACGCCGAGTACCACCCCGACCAGGTGACGGCGGAGCGGGAGAAGATCGCGCCGCGTGCGCTTCTGGACTACCTGAAGGGCGCCGCCTTGGAGCAGCGGGATGCGGCCGACAAGGTGTGGAACCGCAACATTCCGGCTGTCCATATGAGTGCCATGCTTGAGGCCTACCGCCGATCCAGATTCGCGCTGAAAGACCCAACCTACGCCCAAGCTTTTGGGATGGATTACGAGAAGCTCCAAGCGGAGAAAGCAGCCGCGTTGAAGAAAGCTCGACAAG GCAAGACACGTGTTTGGTGGGACCGGAAAACGCAGGACGAACCCGCGGATCTTGGCGATTCTTCAAATACTTCTGCAG GTCGGCCGGCGAAGGGCCGAAAGAAGGCGGCGGAGaatcccggccgccgccggaagGGCAGCGCgggcagcacggcggcgaggatcaTGGAGAAGATTATgcccagcgcggcggcgatgaagcCCAGGGCCAAGAAGAAGCAGGACCAGTACCTGCTCAAGCGCCGGGACgacgcgcgcgccccgccgccgccgtccatgcCGGACGCCTACCCGGCGGCGCCCGCTCTCAGCGACGTCCCGCCTGGCTTCCCGACTGACCCCCCGACCCCGCCGCTTCCGAGCAGcaccgtcggcgccgccgtcgacgaggagTTCTTGCTGCAGAGGCGCACTCCGCCGCTGCTGTCCGCGCCGCCCACCCCACTCGCgcctccccccgccgccgccggtcaggttggcgacggcggcgcgcccaTTGACGCGGCTGCGGCGCCAAAGAAGGCGATCAAGACGAAGAAGGCCGCCGGCAAGCGCGAGCGCGAGGAACCGGCCGCTGATGCCTCTGGcacagccgccgccgacgccgacgccggcggcgaacctaagaagaagaagaagaagaaaaagctCGCCGAGCTCAACGGCGTGGCCGCTCCCtctggcggcgccggcggcaagcCGGGGTTATTGCCTGCTAAGGTAGATCACAACGGAGTTGACCTGAAGCAG AGCCATGAGAACGACCCGCCTGAGGAGAACAAGGGCTCCGATGCTAAGCCCAATGCCGCCACCGACGGCaagcagcagccgccggcggccaagAAGAAGCCGGCCACCAGGCCTGCCGACCCCGCCGCCAAGGCCACCGGCGTCAAGCGCGGGCCGTCTGACCGCCAGGAGGAGCTTGCCATCAAGAAGAAAGCCAAGCTCAACAAGATCAGGACGCTGGCCACCGACAAGAAGGCCGCCGGTctggacgccgccgcgccgtcggcaaCCGCGGTggccgcgacgccggcggcggcgcagctgcGCGCCGGCGTGGAGAGGAAGAATGGCGCGATTGCTGCTGCcaggaagaaggagaaggagccGGCTCCGGCGATgaggacgccgtcgccgatggCGCTGATGATGAAGTTCCCGGCGAAAACGACGCTGCCGTCGGTGGCCTCCCTCAAGGCGAGGTTCGCGCGCTTCGGGCCGCTCGACGTCGACGGCATCCGCGTCTACTGGAAGTCGCACATGTGCCGCGTCATCTACAGGTTCAAGTCCGACGCCGAGGCCGCCATCAAGTACGCGCGCACCAACGCCATGTTCGGCCCCGTGATGCCCGTGTACTACCTCCGCGGCGTCGAGTCGTCCGGCGCCGACCCGGCCgacgcagcgccgccgccgccgccgcagcagcagcagcagcgctcCGAGCTCCGCCTCATGGAGACGGCTCCGTTCAGGCCCGGGAGCtccggcggcaacggcgcgccTCTGCCGCTGTCCCGGGCCGTgccggcgcgcgcggtggTGGGGCAGCCCAAGTCGATCCTGAAGAAGACCACCGAcgacgccgcgccgtcggcggcgctcCGCGATGCCCCGCGGGTGAAGTTCATGCTCGACGCCGGGGACAGCAAGCTCGAACTGCCACCCgcagcgccggcgagcggcggcggcggcggcggtgtcgacGCCCCACCACCGCTCAGCAAGAGCGCCACCAAGTCGGTCGGCTTCGCGCCACAGCCCCTccagccgccggcgcgcccGGCCCAGCACCCCCACCtgcagccgccggcgcgcccGGCGCTGCAGCCTCCGCGCCCACCGGTGGCACAGCCACACCCCCCACCGCCGCCTGTCCATCAGCACCAGCCATACCAACCTCGCCACACCGACGCGCCACCGCCGTTCTCCGTGCAGCCACAGcttcctccaccgccgccataCCACCCCCGTCACAGCGACGGCATGCaccaccagctccccggcccgccgccgctgccgctgccgccgtacCAGCTCCGCACCGGCGGCTTCCCcggacagcagcagcagacgtACCGGcccggcaacggcgacgacaTGCCGGCGTggaagaggggagggagagagttCGACGAGGAGCTGATGAGGGTGATGCTCGGCATCGCCAAGCTGGTGGAGCCATTGACGGACAAGAACGGCAACTTCCCCTACCACCTCTTCAGCTCAGCTTGA
- the LOC102717708 gene encoding 1-aminocyclopropane-1-carboxylate oxidase-like: MVVPVIDFSKLDGTASERAATMAQIDSGCEEWGFFQLVNHGVPKELLDRVKKVCSESYRLREAAFMESEPVRTLEGLLEAERRGEAVAPVDDMDWEDIFYLHEDNQWPSSPPEFKETMREYRAELRKLAERVMEAMDENLGLDKGRIKRAFTGDGRHAPFFGTKVSHYPPCPRPDLITGLRAHTDAGGVILLFQDDRVGGLQVLKGGEWVDVQPLADAIVINTGDQVEVLSNGRYRSAWHRVLPMRDGNRRSVASFYNPALEASISPAVDGAAAYPEYVFGEYMDVYAKQKFDAKEPRFEAVKAPKSA, from the exons ATGGTGGTTCCGGTGATCGACTTCTCCAAGCTCGACGGCACAGCCTCCGAGAGGGCCGCGACGATGGCGCAGATCGACAGCGGCTGCGAGGAGTGGGGGTTCTTCCAG CTGGTGAACCATGGCGTCCCGAAGGAGCTTCTTGATCGGGTGAAGAAGGTGTGCTCGGAGAGCTACCGTCTCCGGGAGGCGGCGTTCATGGAGTCGGAGCCGGTGCGGACGCTGGAGGGGCTCTTGGAGGcggagcggcgcggcgaggcggtggcgccggtggACGACATGGACTGGGAGGATATCTTCTACCTCCACGAAGACAACCAGTGGCCGTCCAGCCCGCCGGAGTTCAAGGAGACGATGCGGGAGTACCGCGCCGAGCTGCGGAAGCTGGCGGAGAGGGTCATGGAGGCCATGGACGAGAACCTCGGCCTCGACAAGGGACGCATCAAGCGCGccttcaccggcgacggccgccACGCGCCCTTCTTCGGCACCAAGGTCAGCCACTACCCGCCGTGCCCGCGGCCCGACCTCATCACCGGCCTCCGCGCCCAcaccgacgccggcggcgtcatCCTGCTCTTCCAGGACGACCGCGTCGGCGGCCTGCAGGTGCTCAAGGGCGGCGAGTGGGTCGACGTGCAGCcgctcgccgacgccatcGTGATCAACACCGGCGACCAGGTGGAGGTGCTCAGCAACGGCCGCTACCGCAGCGCGTGGCACCGCGTCCTCCCGATGCGCGACGGCAACCGGCGCTCCGTGGCGTCGTTCTACAACCCGGCGCTCGAGGCGAGCATCtcgccggcggtggacggcgccgccgcctaccCGGAGTACGTGTTCGGCGAGTACATGGACGTGTACGCCAAGCAGAAGTTCGATGCCAAGGAGCCACGCTTCGAAGCCGTCAAGGCGCCAAAATCTGCTTAA
- the LOC102717987 gene encoding 1-aminocyclopropane-1-carboxylate oxidase-like → MVVPVIDFSKLDGTASERADTMAQIDSGCEEWGFFQLVNHGVPKELLDRVKKVCSESYRLREAAFMESEPVRTLKGLVEAERRGEAVAPVDDMDWEDIFYLHEDNQWPSSPPEFKETMREYRAELRKLAERVMEAMDENLGLDKGRIKRAFTGDGRHAPFFGTKVSHYPPCPRPDLITGLRAHTDAGGVILLFQDDRVGGLQVLKGGEWVDVQPLADAIVINTGDQVEVLSNGRYRSAWHRVLPMRDGNRRSVASFYNPALEASISPAVDGAAAYPEYVFGEYMDVYAKQKFDAKEPRFEAVKAPKSA, encoded by the exons ATGGTGGTTCCGGTGATCGACTTCTCCAAGCTCGACGGCACCGCCTCCGAGAGGGCCGACACGATGGCGCAGATCGACAGCGGCTGCGAGGAGTGGGGGTTCTTCCAG CTGGTGAACCATGGCGTCCCGAAGGAGCTTCTTGATCGGGTGAAGAAGGTGTGCTCGGAGAGCTACCGTCTCCGGGAGGCGGCGTTCATGGAGTCGGAGCCGGTGCGGACGCTGAAGGGGCTCGTGGAGGcggagcggcgcggcgaggcggtggcgccggtggACGACATGGACTGGGAGGATATCTTCTACCTCCACGAAGACAACCAGTGGCCGTCCAGCCCGCCGGAGTTCAAGGAGACGATGCGGGAGTACCGCGCCGAGCTGCGGAAGCTGGCGGAGAGGGTCATGGAGGCCATGGACGAGAACCTCGGCCTCGACAAGGGACGCATCAAGCGCGccttcaccggcgacggccgccACGCGCCCTTCTTCGGCACCAAGGTCAGCCACTACCCGCCGTGCCCGCGGCCCGACCTCATCACCGGCCTCCGCGCCCAcaccgacgccggcggcgtcatCCTGCTCTTCCAGGACGACCGCGTCGGCGGCCTGCAGGTGCTCAAGGGCGGCGAGTGGGTCGACGTGCAGCcgctcgccgacgccatcGTGATCAACACCGGCGACCAGGTGGAGGTGCTCAGCAACGGCCGCTACCGCAGCGCGTGGCACCGCGTCCTCCCGATGCGCGACGGCAACCGGCGCTCCGTGGCGTCGTTCTACAACCCGGCGCTCGAGGCGAGCATCtcgccggcggtggacggcgccgccgcctaccCGGAGTACGTGTTCGGCGAGTACATGGACGTGTACGCCAAGCAGAAGTTCGATGCCAAGGAGCCACGCTTCGAAGCCGTCAAGGCGCCAAAATCTGCTTAA
- the LOC102714376 gene encoding protein O-glucosyltransferase 1, with protein sequence MAGHTPEPVGAGGGGGGRARARNPPLSSLVVSTIAAFSAVVVFAIVRSAYDDAVSRTTTLLGHNLEPTPWHPFPHDKGRAPARAAFRCAPSLTCLPPLAQPEPRPQPGANASAPRQCPAYFAAIRRDLAPWRRRGGVTRALLDAARRRASMRVAITGGGRRLHVELYYACVQSRALFTAWSLLQLMRRYPGRVPDVELMFDCMDRPAINRTEHGGDGDPGAPPLFRYCTTRDHFDIPFPDWSFWGWPETNIEPWSNEFMSIKQGAKATKWQDRVATAYWKGNPDVASPLRVALLGCNDTNLWHAEIMRQNWDEEAKSGYQNSKLSSQCTHRYKIYAEGFAWSVSLKYILSCGSMALIIDPQYEDFFSRGLRPEVNFWPVRGAGAGMCESIRDAVEWGQAHPAEAEAVGRRGQRLMQELDMAAVYDYMLHLLSEYARLMRFRPEEAPPAPAQEVCEASVLCLADEKQRRFLEASAARPAASEPCVMPPDAGE encoded by the exons ATGGCGGGACACACGCCAGAGCCGGTCggtgccggtggtggtggtggcggacgTGCCCGCGCGCGCAACCCGCCGCTGTCGTCTTTGGTCGTGTCCACCAtcgccgccttctccgccgtcgtcgtcttcgccaTCGTCCGCTCG GCGTACGACGACGCGGtgtcgaggacgacgacgctgCTGGGGCACAACCTGGAGCCGACGCCGTGGCACCCGTTCCCGCACGACAAGGGgagggcgccggcgcgcgccgcgtTCCGGTGCGCGCCGTCCCTGACCTGCCTGCCGCCGCTGGCGcagccggagccgcggccgcAGCCGGGGGCGAACGCGTCGGCGCCGCGGCAGTGCCCGGCGTACTTCGCCGCCATCCGGCGCGACCtcgcgccgtggcggcggcgcggcggcgtgacGCGCGCGCTGCTCGACgcagcgcggcgccgcgcgtccATGCGCGTGGCCatcaccggcggcgggcggcggctgcACGTGGAGCTCTACTACGCGTGCGTCCAGAGCCGGGCGCTGTTCACGGCGTGGAGCCTCCTGCAGCTGATGCGGCGGTACCCCGGCCGCGTCCCCGACGTGGAGCTCATGTTCGACTGCATGGACCGGCCGGCCATCAACCGCaccgagcacggcggcgacggcgaccctggcgcgccgccgctgttccGGTACTGCACCACCCGGGACCACTTCGACATCCCTTTCCCTGATTGGTCCTTCTGGGGCTG GCCAGAGACGAACATCGAGCCATGGAGCAACGAGTTCATGAGCATCAAGCAGGGAGCCAAGGCGACGAAGTGGCAGGACAGGGTGGCGACGGCGTACTGGAAGGGCAACCCGGACGTGGCGTCGCCGTTGAGGGTCGCCCTGCTGGGCTGCAACGACACCAACCTCTGGCACGCCGAGATCATGCGCCAG AATTGGGATGAGGAGGCCAAGTCCGGGTACCAAAACTCCAAGCTCTCCAGCCAATGCACCCACAG GTACAAAATATATGCAGAGGGATTCGCGTGGTCGGTGAGCCTGAAGTACATACTGTCATGTGGGTCCATGGCGCTCATCATCGACCCGCAGTACGAGGACTTCTTCAGCCGCGGGCTGCGGCCGGAGGTGAACTTCTGGCCGgtgcgcggcgccggcgccggcatgtGCGAGTCGATCAGGGACGCCGTGGAGTGGGGGCAGGCGCacccggcggaggcggaggcggtggggcgGCGCGGCCAGCGGCTGATGCAGGAGCTCGACATGGCCGCCGTCTACGACTACATGCTGCACCTGCTCTCCGAGTACGCGCGCCTCATGCGGTTCCGgccggaggaggcgccgccggcgccggcgcaggaGGTGTGCGAGGCGTCGGTGCTGTGCCTCGCCGACGAGAAGCAGAGGCGGTTCCTCGAGGCGTCCGCGGCGAGGCCCGCCGCGTCGGAGCCGTGCGTGATGCcgcccgacgccggcgagtgA